The genomic stretch atatatatatatatatatatatatatatatatatatatatatatataatttaaagaaTATTTAcgttaaattgttttttttaaataaattatttttaattttaattctttttaaattttattttaaactattgaGTGAAAATTCAATAATTTAAGTTTTGTAACTAGTTAACATGAGATGTAACACATTACAATTGATGGAAAAGCATTTCTGCACGtttaaaaatgttgattttgTGTTGTGTTAACCGGTAACCAAACATATTAACTGGTTACACCTATTGTATTTTCTGTTTTGTGTATGTGTAACCAGTTAATCATTTGTGTTAACCACGAGCccgatttttgattttttttcttgtgctttagTAAGTTATTTTAGGTCTCAATCATTGTGTAACACTTATATAAATATCTTAAAGACATCTTCATCTTAAGTTAATGTAATTGTTTATTCTTAacctctattttctatttttctctaaTTCTCTCTTCTCCGTCACTATCTTCTTTTCCACGTACCCTCAACCCCTATTGTTCATCATTCATTTGATTGTATGTTTCAATATTTGACAACGAAAGTCTAGTTCTATTCCATACGCATTTgtttacatattttatttatactAGCATTCAGACGAGTATTTCGTGCCCGTCTGTCCGCTTTCTTACGGTGCACGACGCGAAAGTttacaatatttttatttaattttggatAAACATATCTCTCTCACTTGATATTCTTAAACAATTTAGAAGGAGGGGGGGGGGGCTCTTGAGTTTATTTTGTAAAGTATGTTTTTACATTGCAAAGACAAAAAAGAGAATCAAATACATGAAAATGAGGAAAGGAGATAACATAATGGTATTTAAGAAGTTTGTATAGTTTTCAAATTCTCTAACCTACTTTGTAACTTCTATAATGCAATTTCATTTTCCTTCTTTATGGTGGTAGTTTATAAATGAGTCGAAAGAAGTTACAAATTAaagtaaaattaaaatcaagcaaGGCTATATGtcgtttttttttaaactgaTCTTTCAGTTTTATTATGTGAAACAATATATCCATCATTTCAGGGGTAATATCCGAATATAAATAAGTCAGTCCAAAAACTTTTATCCTCTttgtatataattataaattgatATGATTTTCTTAATATCTTTCTCTCTTAAATATTTACTAAATATGATAAATTATGGTTATTGGTTTCACATGCCACACATATTAGAAATTGTTATCACAAcataaaataacacaaaaataaaacataattagtACAAAAGAAACAGTTAGTATTAAATTGAATGAACGctgaaataaaagagaaaaaaccgttgtgaaattttttttatcCCTCTTCCTCGTTCTTACTTAATCAAATAGTGGAGAAGTTATTTACTTTTGTAACCACAAAGTTTATTTTAATAAAGTAATTAACCgtaaaataatttaattcttaAAAGAAACCACCAATGTTATAACTCTTGAAACCGTTTTTCAACTCTTCATCAGTATGCGCTATGCAACATACATAAGAGTAATTTAGGAGAAAAAAATTAAGCCAACCCAAACATATAAGAATGTAAATATTTACATTCTTGAGTAGAAATGTTTACTCATCTCAATTTTGATATATCTCTAACATACATAAGAGAAGTAGTTAAATCTATATCTCTCTTACAGAGTAGGACTTTCAATTTTGATATCCACATCTAGAACTTCCATGTCCTCAACTTAAAGCATTctgtaaaaataattaaaacaaaaatggtgTTATTTGACCTTTGATTTTccatatgaaaaataaataaaatttaagataGAGAAAAAATAGAGAACAATAGATAACACCTCTTTTGTATTTGGGGATCAACggttagaagaaaaataattgaTGCATATTCATATGAAGAGAATAAAGTAACTAATTTCAAGATATATTTATATGAGGCTAACAAAGAGTTTAATAGACGAGGCTAAATAGATGATGCATATTCTCTAATGATGAGCACAATTTGTTGGTGTTGGGGAAAGGAGATCTGAAGCTTTAGGGGTATTTTGAAAAAAACTTCATCTTAAAGAAAGTCTACTAAAGTAGAAATTTAGACATCAATGCTTAAAAGACATCGATAATAATACTAGATACTTCCACAATGTGATCaaatatagaagaagaagaacaagaacaacaagaaGAAGAGAGAATTTAGCCATAATCAAGAATGAGGATGGTTCTGAATGTGCAAATGTATCAGTTGTAAAGGAAAATGTGGCAGGTGTTTTTGAGGAAAACTACAAGAAAACGGTTGACACTAGAACCGAATTATGTGGAATAGCTTTTAAGAAAATTTTTGTGGAGGAAAGAGTAGGTTTAGAGTTAATTTTAAGAAAGTCCAGGACCTGGTGGACTTAATTTTAAATATTCAGTCAGGAGTTTCGTATTTTTTAGAGGAGGATCTTTTTACTTTTGTAAATGAGTTTCATGTGAATGTTGTTCTACCAAAGGTCATCATTGCGACTTTCATTGCATTAATTCCAAAGTCTAACAATCCAcaatatttgaaataatatagACCCATATGCCTTGTGGGATGTTTATACAAGATCCTAGCTAAAATCCTTCCATAAATACTAAAGAAAACTCTAGGAGGAATCATTTCTTCAAGCCAGACAACTTTTGTACCAGTAAGGTAGATTTTGGATGGAGTGATTGTGTTGAATGAAGTTGTTGATTTGGCTAATAGAGAAAAAAAGGAGTGCTTGATATGGAAGGTGGATTTTGAGCAAGCTTTCGACTGTGTAAAATGGAGCTATCTCAGGAAAATGTTAGCAACTTTTGGTTTTGGCTTAAAATGGTGTAACTGGATTGAAGCTTGTATTTTCACGAGTATCATGTCAATCCTGGTGAATGGTAGTCCTACAAGAGATTTTGATGTGGATAAAGGGCTTAGGCAGGGTGATCATTTGTCACCTTTCTTATTCACATTGATAACTGAAGGGTTATCAAGACTGATGCAGAAGGCCAGACAAAATAGATCTTTTGAAGGATTTAAAGTTGATGATGCAGTGGAACACCAGATTCTACAATTTGACGATGATACAATGATACTAGGGAAAGGAACTTGGAGCAACTTATGGAGTATAAAATCAATTCCCAGGGGATTTGAAATGGTATTTGGATTGAtggtaaatttttttcaaaagcaAGTTGTATGAAATCAATATATCAGAGGAAATCATGATAGCAACTTCTCAATTTCTCTTATAGTGGATTGATCAAATTCCTTTCAAATTCTTGGGAATTAAAGTAGGAATAAATCCCAGGAGATGTTGTGTGTGAAAGTGTGTGGTGGAGGTGCTAAAGAAGAGAAAGTTAGGATGGAAGGCTAGGAGCTTATCAATTGGAGGGAGGATTACACTAATAAATGTAATTTTGAATAGTGTACATGTGTATGTTATCCATTTTTACCAAGCACCAAAGAAGATAGTAAAACAAATCATCCAAATCCAAAGCAGATTTCTATGGCTTAGTAGTGAAGACAGGAGAGGTATAAATCGGACAAGTCTGGATAATGTATGCAAATCTAAGGATGAAGGAGGCCTTGGAGTAAAACATATTGGAACATTCAACTAATCActactttgaaaatggaaatgaaGGATGTTAAAAGAAGAGACATCCATTTGGTGGAGTAATTTATAGCTACATGGATAATGGTGCTAGCATAAAAAACATGTGTTATATCTTCATGAATAAAGTGGAGTTCTAGGTGGGATCAAGTGAGAAGACATTGTTATAGCTAAGTAAATGGATTGGTGACAAATCATTGATGGAAGAATTCCCTAAGGTCTATGTTAAGACTGCTAATAAGTTTGGCAGAGTTTGTGAATTCTAGAAAATTGATCCAACAATGTGGTTGTGGGATCTTGGCTTCAGTAGGGAGGTATTTATCAACATGAATGGAATTGAATCCAGTCAATTGAAGGATTTGGAAGATATTCTGATAGAAATAGATCTTAGACAAGAAAAATACATTATCAGGTGGTGGCTAGAGCATGATGGAAATTACATTGTCAAGTCCTTTTATGACAGAGGTAGAGAAACAGTTGCAAGGTCTGACTTTTTGCAGAAGGATCAATCACAAACATTGAAACACATATCGAAAGCTGGAGTACCCCCAAATATTTGAGTTTTTGGTTGGAGAGTTATAATCAATAGGCTGCCATCGAGAGATCCATTGGTCAAGAGAGGAATTATACAAGACAATTACAACAGGTGTTGTGTATTGTGCTTTAGGGTGGATGAAAACCttttgcatctgtttttcaaaTGTAGTTTTAGTAAGATTGTTTGGAATATAATTGAATGATGGCTCGGGATTTAAGGAGGTGATTTTGATTTGATATTGCAACATTTCTTTTGGTTTGATTTGCAATTAAATGGGCAGGTGAAGAACAAGATTAAAACTTGTATTTGGTTGGCTATGTTCTGGTGTCTATGGAAGATGCGGGAACAATATTCTTTTTAATGGCTTGATACATAATGTAAAAGAAGTAATTAACAGGATCAAATTGTTATCTTGGCTTTGGCATAATTTGAACACAAACCATTCATCTTTTGTGTCTGACTATGATTGGTTTTGGTATTCTAATTGAAGGATGTTGGTGTATTTGATTGGACTTGTTGATTAGTTCATGTAAGGGTTGAGTACTTCTTGTACTCTatcataataatataattttttttcaaaaaaaaattctttcaaaTATTCTTGTCACCAAACAATTTAGAGAGAGAGTCTAAGTAGGGAATTGTTGAATCTATTTTCGTGATGAAAAATTAAAAGCGATTTTGAGGAAGATGGAGAGAAATTGAGATTATGTAACTATGAAGTTTTTGTTTTGTCTAGCTCATCTCTATTGGAAAAAGCGTCCATTATAATATACACAAAATTGGAAGCAAACTGAATTTTTGACATGTAGAAATTGGTTTTGAAATTAGAAAGCAGTTTTTTATAATAAACTTCTAAATTAAAAGAGGAAAAATCACTTCCATGAAAGTTAATATAGCCTTAACTATCATGGAATTGTATTGTCAATATCATTGAATTTTGATAATGTTAAGAAAAAATCGCATGGATGTTATATAGTCATATGCACATAGTAGGATTTAACTAAATATTGGAAGTTACGAGGATAAACTTGGGATGTGCTTTACAAAAGGAGTTTTGACATGGTATTACTCAGATGTAcgtgtggatagacacgaagcaaacCAACTAATgcaagaaattcatgaaggatcttatGGCACTCATGCCAACAGACATGCAATGACAAGAAAGATGCTGAAAGCATGTTACTATTGAATGACAATGGAATTTGACTGCTACAGATATGTGaagaagtgtcacaaatgccaCATCTATGCTAATAAGATCCATGTgtctccgacacttctcaatgttatctcctctccatggcctttctatatgtggggaattgatatgatTGAAATAATTGAACCAAAGCCTTCAAATGGACACCGTTTCATCCTGGTTGTCATTTATTATTTccccaagtgggtcgaagctgcctcttacgccaatgttattcgacaagtggtagtaagatttataaagaaaaatctcatctgtcgctacggcgtacccaacagaatgattactgataatggttctaCTCTCTTTCTACAATACTATGGAGAACTTCCTCCAGCATTTGTTGATGAGTTCAAACATGAGCTAATTTCAATACGCTCAAGGATGTTATTCATAATGTATGTCTAAAGAGTTTGGAGTGTATGTGAGACAAAACAATTACAAAAACCTCCACCTCTGCTCAACAAATGGATGCATAGTCAAGTGCAAGCTTTTACTCATGAATCGACCAAGATAAACCAACAAAATTGGAAGTAGTTGGAATGAATTTTGTTAGAAAAATGATTTCATTGAGGGGTACCTCTTGCGTTTCAAGTTCTCCATCCCTAGAACTTGTAATTTTGTTAATGTCATCAAAGTGGAAAACTGGATTtaatttgttttgttgttttgttgcatGTTTTGTGTCTTGCAATTTGTGCCTTGCAAGTTGTCTCTTTCATATTTTGAAAACCTACTTGTAATTTGTATTTTGTGTCACTATTCCAATACATATTACTTTTTTATGTTAAGTTAAATTTCTGCAGTAATATTATGTGTAAGTTAATGATTTTTAACAAGGTTACATTATGCTGGTTGTAATCAACTATTTTTTGTCCATTGGAAGACAACAACCTACGTAAGAGTATTGTTGCAACATCATTACGAGCCTTGTCGTCTGTCTGTGCATATTTTCTGATAGAATATTTTGATTTACCAATTGTTTTACTATATAAAAACACTCTATAATGATAGTTCCAAATTTTTCCAAAGTCTTTATAATCGTGAAGAGTGTAAACTGGTTCTTCAAAATGCATACGAACACACACATGTCTAAGCCACATCTGCATGCATTGTTTAACTAGAACTTCAGAATTAGGATATCATGTGCCAATACATCCGATTAATCTAAAAAACATGTATCATTCATAAGCACATGTAGGAAAATAAATTAACACAATGTTTCTAATTATCTCAACATCTtcaatattttttgttgttttcatGGAACCTTTAATATTCTCTTCATATTTTCTCCATACGTCGTGACTATCCGCTTCACCATCGTACAATCTAACAACTAGGGGTGGCAATAAAATCCATTAAGggaaaatccatccaatccatccaataatttatccatccaatccatccatcaaTCAAATAATTACTTAACGGATTGGATTTAATCCATCCATTTAACTATATGGatggattcaatccatccatCTCATTTAATAAATTCAATGGATTTTTTTTAGTTGCATATAAAATTGttgactttattttaaaatttcacaattttttctttttcttgaaaaaattatattaaaaattacaatatatatatatattgtagagagagagagagagaagagagtggtAGTAAAAGAATGTCAATTTGAAAATCGAGGAAGTGGTGGAGTTTCAGTTTGAAAAGCACTGCATTTGTTCAATTCATTTGAATTAGAAATCATACTTCATAATAGAATTGAAAAAATCTACAATTCAATACAGTAGTTAAGTATTGAAGGAGAAATAAGAAAGCAAGGGTGTAATAATTTAACAACAAAGAAATATATCATTCCAATTATTAAATGAAACTGTAACTAGATGATGGTGATTGTCATTTCACAATTAGAAGGACCAAAGTACTAAAAATTAGATTCATACAAagataaaaaattagaaataacatgaaaaaaaaaaagaagagaaaaatgaaataGAATAACTACCAAATAATTATCAAAAACTTATCTATCAAATATTATAATCtatgaataaatataatacaagaatctattatatctatatattgtaaaaatattattctagagaaattaaaaaaaaagtttttgtaaagttttaaaatctaaattactaaaaaagttaattaaaatatttaaataaatgttttggatggatggatatccatccactaAAAagatgttaatggatggattggattggattttaaccttaatggatggattggattggattttttagATGAAGATCTAGTGGATTGTTAATGGACTAATGGATTGATTAGATCCATCCATTAgcaatccaatccatatccatccgatccatccattttgccacccctactaacAACACAATCGTTGTAGTTGTTTGCTTGAGCGAACCGTCAATCCAATTTTTATAAACTCCAGATTTTCTACATTGCGTATTTCCCAACCACGCATTGTTGACATTATAAAACTAACATCGGATCTTATCTGATATATGTTCCCCTACAAAATGGTGAAGAACATTGGTACTTAATGATAATCCACCTAGACGAACGACTAATTTGCCATTTAGACTCCTACTGCCCAATGGAGATTGGCGACTGGAGGAGGTTCAACATGAAGAAGATTGTGAGATATTCTTTCTTGACTGAATATATAATCAAAATATTCATTCAATTTTGTTGACAATCTTCTTTCCAATATCCAAGGAGGGGGGTTCTTTAGGATCTAGTAGGTTGGCCGAAGTTTGACCATTCGCTACAAAATACCCGGGTAAATTTTAAGAATTGGAAGATTGTGAAGGCCAGAGGAATTCCAAACACATGGAACACATATTATTCTTTCTAGGTTTCATATGTAGTTTGATATGCATGTTAATTCTCATATAATACAAACCTAGTTCGGTTTTGCTCAATGTTGTCAGAATCGAGATCTTATATAAGATCGAGAGAGGACATTAAGATCGTAAAATGTAAAATCGTAATTAAGATCGGAAGATCCTactcaattaattttataagatcGAGAGATGATAACAAGATCGTAACCAAATCGTAAGATTTTACCAAAAAATAAtacttaatattttatattatatatttaatagtgcataactttgaatattaaatataaatccaTAAAGTCTAAAtcgaaaacataaaattaaaagtctcaaatcttaaacctaaaataacaaagtccataaaataaaatactcaaAATTATAAAGGCTAGAATAAATCACAAACACGCCGATAATTTGGATTATCCCCCATAATATCATCTCcttcatcttcactaatctcaTCATCTCCTCCaccactatcatcatcatcatcatcatcatctccatctctTTCGTCTGCATTTTGTTCTTCATTGTCACTTTCTATAGTTTCAAGGACATCAAATTCATCTACATGTGTAGTTGATTTAACACCAGTACTTTGCATCAAATCTTCATCTAAATCAGTCACATTTACATGATTACCACCTGCATTTTCTTCCTCAGCAACACaccaccaatcatcatcatcttaGAAATCTTCGATTGTTAGATCTcgctttttcctttcagtcttatTCTTGGTCAATCTTGTATTTACCATCACATACACAAGATCATTCATAGTCTTTTGTTTCAACCGGTTTCTTTTCTTCGTATGAACCTTAAAGaggaaatattaaattaaaatgcataacatatagtaactataaaaaatatatatgataattTGAAAACATACCATCTCAAAAGCACTCCAGTTTCTCTCACATCCAGAAGAATTGCAGGTCAAACTTAACACACGAATAGCAAAGTTTTGCAACTCTGGGTGTTCATCGTAAGATTCGCACCATTGAGTTGGTGTCTTATTTTCTAGTCCACGTTGAGCTATTTCACTTCCAAAGAAACCTTTTTTACTCTTAAAATCTTCAAGCTGACCATCAATTTCATTCACCATATTCATGTCTCCTCCCATCATCCTTTTTAAACATGCATACATCCCTTGTTTAATTTCATTGTCTGCTTTGAAATTAGGTTTGTAATGCAACATTGGATTAAGACAGTAACCCGCAGCATGCAAAGGCCTATGCAACTGTTTGTCCCATCTGTGATCTATAATCTTCAATAAAGGTTGgtaacttaagaaagaaaagattaAATTAGTTCATAAAGAAACACTTATATAATGTTTATATGAAATAAATCAATCTAAGATATTTTGTAAAATTATaccttttttttcttattattgtAGCTAGTTTGAATTTGCTCTTTTGCTTGATCCATTGTTTCATAGATATAGCCCATAGCTGGCTTCTCATCAGAATCCACCATACGTAAGATTTTAAGTAATGGAAAAGCACCCTTAAGGCAAATAACCAAATTCTTCCAAAAGTCTCTATTTGTGACTATATTTTCAACCAATTTCCCATCGTTTGTCTTGGCAAATTTACTATCCTTCCATTTCTTAGAAGTGAACATCCTATACAATTCTCCCTTCTTATCATTCAAGCAACCCAAACATAAATATGATTTTGCAAAGAGAGTGGCAGCTGGTCTTATCAATTCACCTCCTGCTGTATAATGATGCAATAAAGTTATAAGACCTGTCCTAGCATAAATGTAAGTTGTGATCTTTTTACCCGAAGCAATAATTTCCTTATGCATAGGTATCTTGCTCTCAAAATCCTCTAACATTAGATCAATACAATGAGCTGCACAAGGTGTCCAATAAAGCATATTCCTCTTGTCCATCAACATTTGTCCAGCCACCTTGTAGTTTGCAGCATTGTCTGTTACaatttgaacaacattttctaCCCCCACTTCCTCAACGATGTGATCTAGCATTTTGAAATCTTTATCGGATGTCTTTGAAATTCCAGATAcatcaattgattttaaaaagaaaGTTCCCATAGGACTATTGACTAAAAAGTTTATTATAGTTCTCCTCTTTTGATCCGTCCATCCATCACTCACTATTGTACATCCAAAATTTTTTCCAAGCAGCTTTATGCTCCACCAATATGCTATTTATTGACTCAACTTTTGTCTTTAAATGTTTACCTCGAATGTCATGATAAGATGGTGGCTTATATCCTTTACCATATCGGGCCATCATTTCACacatatttataaattcttcatcTTTTACAACATTAAAGGAGATAGCATTGTTGTAAAAATAAGTTGCAACTTGTAAGTCAgtatcctctttttcttttttcttaaaaGCATCGTTGATAGTTGATTGAGAAGTTATCCCCCTCTTGAAAATATTTGCAAGACTTGAAGATTCAGCTTTTTTTCTTTTACCATCTTCCACATCAACCTCTACTACATCTTCCCTTAGAGTTCTCTTCTTGATGAGTTGGGTTTGCAATTTATGAACAATGGTCCACATTTCTTTGCGAACTTCATCAGGAACAGATATGCAGGATTCAACATTACTATTTGTCCCTGCCAAATGATGCTTAAATCGATAAACACCGCCGCTATATTCAGTATGACAATAGTTGCACCTGATCTTTCTTGATCCATCGTTTACGGGAGTTCCATGTTGCCATCCCACATCTTGTCTTTGACCAGCAGCATTTTTTGCAACTTTCTTATTTCTCACAGGAACCGACATACTAGTATTACTACCACCAGCCATCTGTctcattaacaaaaaaaaagttaaaacaaataatttttatataaaataattaataatacaaatatttttttgaatattaaaacatatagtaataaaaaacaaaaaataagtaaaattaaaaacattatattttaGCGTAAAATAA from Vicia villosa cultivar HV-30 ecotype Madison, WI linkage group LG4, Vvil1.0, whole genome shotgun sequence encodes the following:
- the LOC131597875 gene encoding uncharacterized protein LOC131597875; protein product: MGTFFLKSIDVSGISKTSDKDFKMLDHIVEEVGVENVVQIVTDNAANYKVAGQMLMDKRNMLYWTPCAAHCIDLMLEDFESKIPMHKEIIASGKKITTYIYARTGLITLLHHYTAGGELIRPAATLFAKSYLCLGCLNDKKGELYRMFTSKKWKDSKFAKTNDGKLVENIVTNRDFWKNLVICLKGAFPLLKILRMVDSDEKPAMGYIYETMDQAKEQIQTSYNNKKKKIIDHRWDKQLHRPLHAAGYCLNPMLHYKPNFKADNEIKQGMYACLKRMMGGDMNMVNEIDGQLEDFKSKKGFFGSEIAQRGLENKTPTQWCESYDEHPELQNFAIRVLSLTCNSSGCERNWSAFEMVHTKKRNRLKQKTMNDLVYVMEENAGGNHVNVTDLDEDLMQSTGVKSTTHVDEFDVLETIESDNEEQNADERDGDDDDDDDDSGGGDDEISEDEGDDIMGDNPNYRRVCDLF